The stretch of DNA AATGAGAAAAACGTACATTATATAGTAAGATACCTAAATCAGGCTATATGATCAAATGAACAAACCTGTAAAAAAGAGTGGATGGTGGTTGTTGATAATAAATCCCAAAATTGAATCCATTTTCGTCCAAAGAATCAAATATGGTTTTTTGAGGTAACCCTCCAATGAGCTTATTTGTGTCATTGCTACTTAACCCATGTGACGTGGCAGAATGCACATAGAGCCGATTCGGTTGGGTTGATGCAGGAACGGAAGCGAACCAACGGTCACAAACTGCAAACTCTTTAACTAACTCCTTGTAAATCGGCACCAAATCTGGTTTGAACCCATTCATAACTGCCTCCGTCATTGGCACTGTGGCGTCTTTTGGTTTCTCTTGTCTCGCCGCATTTTGAGGGAAGCCCTCCATCTTCGGTGGCAACTTCTTTGCTGCCGAGGCTTCACTCCATGGTTCTCCAAAAATTTGCTCATAAATGTCTTGGATCGAGTGACCGGGGTCTGGGTCAACATAGATTGATTGGTCGTTGAATTGAACCCGGTTTGAGTTGGAATCACTTGTGGAAATTGGGTTTGACTCCGAGCCGGTAACACCGTCGATTTCCGGGTTGAGGGATTTCATCCAACCCAACATGTGGTCAAAGGAACGGTTCTCTTGAACCAAAATGACCACCGTTTTGATGGGGTAGCTATGACTAGTGCTGGAATTTGAAGTCATTTTCTtgaaaatttccttttttatgtGGACTTTCCTATAATAATTCTCAAATATGAATACCaaaagctatatatatatatatatatatatatatatatatagtacaatTATTACTCACACACACATTCAAATCATGTGATGAAGTTATATTGTTGGTGAAGCAAACTTAGGAAGGCATAAAGAATATACTATCATGCACACATTTATTTACTAAACTATATCTATATAAATTAAGTTATTGAgtttaagtgattaatgagttttatcaAAGGATAAATTGTTCgaaaaaatttgaattcaatttcTGGATAAAAGAATTATTAGTGAAGTTTTACTTACATCTCGACCAAATACTGAATTACTAGGATTCGTTCTCTTATGAAACAGAGagtaacacaaaataaaaaatattataaagaaaagaaaacgtCATTGTTCCTTTAACTTGTCGTGATGGAAAatggataagaaaaaaacagagaaagaagaaaattatGTTGAAATGTGACAAGGTGGCTTGTTAGTTGGCAATTGGGGAACCTTAACATTTATTATACGACAACGATCATGTTCACGCAATTgaattttctttcaataattAATGGATCATATCACAAGCCAATAATAACGACGTAACatgcttgaaaaaaaaaaataacgacGTAACAAATACATATATAGGTAAGTTTTTTCAAtactaagggtccgtttgatctgcaaaatataaatactggacagaacagtacagtaCAAGAAAGAACAGCACAAGACAAacatttaaggtattgaacaaactttgtgttgtacgatgtttggtggacaaaaggttattttggtattttagacaacttgtgttgaggacaaaaagttgtcccgtggttctgtgggggacaagaatttcaagttttgtcctgtcccttggcccccagtttgtccagtaccaagaacaattttaaaatcaaacacagtacaacaggAATTGTCCTTTCCagttccttattttttagcagataaatattttgatagtaCTAAGTTATATACTATTTTTATGACATCCAAACGTGCTAGTAGTAATGCCAAAGAATCATGCCACCGTATATACCAAACGTGCAAGTAGTAGCTAGTGACAATTTCCAATTATTGTGAaagaatatataaatagtttatgTTCAAATGTTGCATCACATACTATATGCAGTTACCAATTAATTTAATCTtactatttgtttattttttatatcaatCCGTGATATATAATCAACTTGTAAGGTGGCAATTCACAAAGCTATACTCAACCTTCAAGAATCCATTTAATGTTGTGATTATTCCTTGGTTTCTACACTTTTTGACTCAACAGATGAGATTATTGATGCCTTAAAGCTTTGAAATAGCATGTGCAGGTAACTTGTTGAACCTTTTGGGAAACTCCAAATCCTTCCATCCTTCTGCATTAACCTTAGAGAAGTAATGCTCGATGTCGCGATCACTCACAAGCTCCAATTTGGAAGGCTCCCACTGATAAAGACATAATCAATATGAGAATCAAAGAAATACAATTTCATTAATACTAAGATTAAGGGATATATGCATCGTctgtgtaaagttattttacaccgACAGTCCATCAGAATTCTTTGTTGTGTTGCCGAGTTGTAATTGGCTGTCAGTGTAAAACAATTTTGATAGTGCATATCACTAATTTACTAAGTTAGTATAGCTAATTTATGTCTTTAATTATGGCTAACCAACCACCTTTGGCTTCCTGTCTTTATCTATCAGTATAGCTCTAGAACCCTGTAGTAAGGCATAAACAGTGAGTATTGCAtggaaatcaaaataaatagaaaCATGTATACGGATCAACGGAAAACCTCGTAGAAATCCTTGCTGTGGTGTCCTTGTAGGAAATGGCAAACAATTCTGTACTCAAGAACAAGGCATTGACCAACACCTAGGAGCCTTCCTTCTCTAATCTGAAAAAGTGAATAAAAACTAAGAAACAGTCATTAAAATAGTAAGAAGAATTAGAGAATGGAGAAGGGTCGGcgatttttatataaaaacattttaagatgtgaaaagaaaaggagagtAAGAAAAATAGTTAATAGCTATGCAGACGTTAATACTAGCAATAAAAAGTAGTATAATAGGCTCTTGTAACAAAATATACTACGCTTCCCTAAAACGTAACATTTAATACTTTCTCGACGCATACCAATCTAAGGAAGACTTTAAGGCTTGTTGGAGATGATTTCTTCAAGGTTTCAAGAGTTGAAGAAATCCAACTATTTGCCTTACTCGTGGCTTCCGTTTCCTAAAACAGCACAACAAAATTTATGTTTGCTAAATGACTGATAATGCTGAAGAATATattcaatatgatattttaacAGCACAACTCAAAGCATAACTTACAAGAGAAGATAATATTTCTTCCACTGTTTTCCTAGAGAAACACCTATTGATTACATCCATCCTGCAACGAGTTGCCACAGTAAGCAAATATAAAGGAGAAAGATACTTGATATATAGTGCGATCTGTTGCAATTGTTTAAAAATAGTTacgaaaacaaacaaacactcGACAAGCTCCAAGTTCTCAGTAACGTACAGAGCTCATGCTCTACATAGTTAATTTAGATGCTTTTCTAGATAAAAGAAGTTATCACTAAAGAAAACAAGTACAAGAGCAATGGATAAGATATACCCTTGCAAGAAACCAAAGAACAGGAACCAGCACAAAAAAGAATTCATCTCAAAAAAGATCAACAAAAATTTATCCTTGAAAACTGTAGCagtctttcaagtttcaaccatGAGCTTTGATAAATCACATATACATACCCCATGTATGGCACATGTTACTATATACTTGTAAAATACACACCACAAAGTAGCCTTTTCATATCTACTCCTCTGATCatccaaattttttaattttacataGGAGAGTAGATCAACCGGAGGGGAGCTCAATAATTACAAGTAGAGTAAGACCTGGAAAAACCACATGTCCGACCACTTAgaaagatttatatttaaacaGGTTATCTATATACATGATTTACGGTGGGACATAACGACATTATTTTATCCTTGTAGCTGATCTACTTCATATGACCATCCAACCCTACAGCCAGATTGACAAAATTCACCATCTGTATAAAGTTATTAAAGGAAACGGGGAATTTAAAGGATGCAAAATTCACCATCCTAGAACTATAAAACTTCTACCATGACAGGATGCGGGGAATTGAACAGACGTTTGCTATATACGTTtatgatatatttatatatagatagaAGATATGCACCAACCTGTGATAAACACTATCCGCTTTAAGGGAAGGCTGCTCTGAGTACTTGTCAATAATTGCAGATACTACAACTGGATCACTAGTTTCCACCTTGCATAATGATTCTTCCAATACCGATAATTTCTGTGCATTCATTGCAAATGGCATCAAACAGGGACACAGATTACAAACCCCAAACCATAGAGTTTATAAATCATATAAATAGCTTAGTCCGTGAGAaagaattattattactattatgcATCATAAAGTCATGACGTAATAAAGTTCTGAAGGAAGATCAATTAAAACTGATGAAAGTCAAACAGTTAAATTTGGATAATGTCAATCTTTGTTTAAAATGAATCTCCATGTACCTAGCTTGGATGAGGTTTCAGATTGGATAGAgtttatttctattttaagaATAAGGGAAGTCAGAAAATGGCTTTAAAATGCATATACCTAAGCAttcaaaaaaactcaaattgcAAGAAACATGTTTCTCTACTCTTTCTCTCTTTTAATGCTTACAATCACTGTTAGGAATTTAATTAAACAACATATCGTCCTGGAAATAGATAGAAGTTAACGCCTCAGGTAGGCACAAACTGTCACCTCCTTATTCAGCAGTTGAATGGCCAACACTTGCCAGAATCCTTAGGTAAAACAGTGTGACACTAACTTTTGGACACATGAAAAGCATCTCTAACTTCTGAATACTTATCCATACACATTTCATGATAAACTTTTAAATCCCAAGCCTGAAAACCATTAGTTAACAATCTTTCAACACTGCACTACATTTCCAATGGTCGGTGCatgtacactttttttttttactcggATTGGAGTTTAGGTATTTATTTACCAAAGATGCAAATATGCAGAAAGAGCACAAAACTATAGCAGTATGAGGCATACCCATGAAGGGACATAATGTGTTGCAAGACCACAAGCAAGCATTTCTGCAGCATCCAACCTAGCACCTGTGAGACCAACATATTCTCCTGCAATTTGTTTTCCGATAGGAAGGAGGAAAAGGAGACAGGAATGTTATTTTACTTTTCATATTAGAAGTTTGCAAATGCTGAAAAGATGTTGGAATCATGATCAAAAGTATTAAACGAAACAGTATTTGATATACATAATCCAACCATGCAAGAGAAAGTAAACCATCATGAAAAATTCAAGAATCTTAGCCTCTCCCCTCCCTCACCCCCTGGTACTGATCTGTATGTGCACATGCACATGcacgtgtgtgtgtgtgtaaattggaagatgttAAATTGTTAACTAATTGACAAAATGAACATACCAAAAGTATGCAGGAGACATCAGTGTTTAGACAAGAAATACTTTTGATCAAGTAAACCAGTCATaatgaattaaattaaaa from Trifolium pratense cultivar HEN17-A07 linkage group LG5, ARS_RC_1.1, whole genome shotgun sequence encodes:
- the LOC123885461 gene encoding 3-hydroxyisobutyryl-CoA hydrolase 1-like, translated to MNYIPPTKLQTMASPAKLDEDQVVVERKLSARVLTLNRPKQLNALSYYMVSKLLEIFHDDEGNSDVKLVVVKGNGRAFCAGGDVAAVVRDVRGGDWRFGAIFLGTQYKLNYFMATYSKPQVSILNGIVMGGGAGASMHGRFRVVTENTVFAMPETALGLFPDVGASYFLSRLAGFFGEYVGLTGARLDAAEMLACGLATHYVPSWKLSVLEESLCKVETSDPVVVSAIIDKYSEQPSLKADSVYHRMDVINRCFSRKTVEEILSSLETEATSKANSWISSTLETLKKSSPTSLKVFLRLIREGRLLGVGQCLVLEYRIVCHFLQGHHSKDFYEGSRAILIDKDRKPKWEPSKLELVSDRDIEHYFSKVNAEGWKDLEFPKRFNKLPAHAISKL